In a single window of the Peromyscus maniculatus bairdii isolate BWxNUB_F1_BW_parent chromosome 16, HU_Pman_BW_mat_3.1, whole genome shotgun sequence genome:
- the Gtf3c6 gene encoding general transcription factor 3C polypeptide 6 isoform X1, translated as MESPSVRAAAAAMEPSWEGEEEEAEEEEEIEEEQFVLVELSGIIDSDFLSKCENKCKILGIDTERPILQVDSYVFAGEYEDTLGTCVIFEEGVERMDPEGTDRTVLKYKCHTTKKLSMTRTLLTEKKEGEENIVDGVEWLQMKDNDFSYRPNMICSFLHENEDEAGVPAADKPVEVEDQETQLQGGTEQTHAEQEEVQRLEAGDPGPPGDAPAEMESSVFMGIQDGNVSQNSQS; from the exons ATGGAGTCTCCGAGTGTGCGGGCTGCGGCGGCTGCGATGGAGCCCAGTTGGGAGGGCGAGGaagaggaggcggaggaggaagaggagatagaGGAG GAGCAGTTTGTTCTGGTGGAATTGTCAGGGATTATTGATTCAGACTTTCTCTCCAAATGTGAAAACAAGTGCAAGATTTTG GGAATTGACACCGAGCGGCCCATCCTGCAAGTAGACAGCTATGTGTTTGCTGGGGAATATGAAG ATACTCTTGGGACCTGTGTTATATTTGAAGAAGGTGTTGAACGTA TGGATCCGGAAGGGACCGACAGAACCGTGCTGAAGTACAAGTGCCACACAACGAAGAAACTCAGCATGACGAGGACTCTTCTGacggagaagaaggaaggagaagaaaacataG TAGATGGTGTAGAGTGGCTGCAGATGAAGGATAATGATTTCTCCTACAGACCCAACATGATCTGCAGCTTTCTCCACGAaaatgaagatgaggctggagtGCCAGCCGCTGATAAGCCTGTGGAGGTGGAAGACCAAGAGACTCAGCTGCAAGGCGGCACCGAGCAGACACACGCAGAGCAGGAGGAGGTGCAGCGTTTGGAAGCAGGCGACCCTGGGCCTCCTGGAGATGCCCCTGCTGAGATGGAAAGTTCTGTTTTCATGGGAATTCAAGATGGAAATGTTTCCCAAAATAGCCAGTCATGA
- the Gtf3c6 gene encoding general transcription factor 3C polypeptide 6 isoform X2 translates to MESPSVRAAAAAMEPSWEGEEEEAEEEEEIEEEQFVLVELSGIIDSDFLSKCENKCKILGIDTERPILQVDSYVFAGEYEDTLGTCVIFEEGVERMDPEGTDRTVLKYKCHTTKKLSMTRTLLTEKKEGEENIDGVEWLQMKDNDFSYRPNMICSFLHENEDEAGVPAADKPVEVEDQETQLQGGTEQTHAEQEEVQRLEAGDPGPPGDAPAEMESSVFMGIQDGNVSQNSQS, encoded by the exons ATGGAGTCTCCGAGTGTGCGGGCTGCGGCGGCTGCGATGGAGCCCAGTTGGGAGGGCGAGGaagaggaggcggaggaggaagaggagatagaGGAG GAGCAGTTTGTTCTGGTGGAATTGTCAGGGATTATTGATTCAGACTTTCTCTCCAAATGTGAAAACAAGTGCAAGATTTTG GGAATTGACACCGAGCGGCCCATCCTGCAAGTAGACAGCTATGTGTTTGCTGGGGAATATGAAG ATACTCTTGGGACCTGTGTTATATTTGAAGAAGGTGTTGAACGTA TGGATCCGGAAGGGACCGACAGAACCGTGCTGAAGTACAAGTGCCACACAACGAAGAAACTCAGCATGACGAGGACTCTTCTGacggagaagaaggaaggagaagaaaacataG ATGGTGTAGAGTGGCTGCAGATGAAGGATAATGATTTCTCCTACAGACCCAACATGATCTGCAGCTTTCTCCACGAaaatgaagatgaggctggagtGCCAGCCGCTGATAAGCCTGTGGAGGTGGAAGACCAAGAGACTCAGCTGCAAGGCGGCACCGAGCAGACACACGCAGAGCAGGAGGAGGTGCAGCGTTTGGAAGCAGGCGACCCTGGGCCTCCTGGAGATGCCCCTGCTGAGATGGAAAGTTCTGTTTTCATGGGAATTCAAGATGGAAATGTTTCCCAAAATAGCCAGTCATGA